Within Alcaligenes sp. SDU_A2, the genomic segment TCTCCGCAGTAAAAAGATTCAAGCCGAAACGCACCGGCCGCTCGGCCAGTACCCGGCTACGGCCTTGGCCCAGCCATGTGTTGCATCCCAGCCGCTGCCAGCCCCGGCCCAGACAGGCACCCTGGCGCTGCTGCGGCTCCAGCCACAATTGCAGCTCACACTGCAGCGGGGCGCTCAAATACCAGGCCACGGTGCGGCTGAGCCGATCAAACAGCGGCGCGCCGGGCAATAAGTCATGAAACAAATCTGCCTGCAAAGGGCCAATTTCAATATCGGCATTGCCGGCGCAATCGCGCACCTGCTCGCCCAGCACACTGTCCTGACCCAGGCTGCAGGCCTGCCCGCCCAAACGGCTGCGGTACACCGGAGCGATGCGCACAAAGCGCGACGCACACGGATGCACCCGAACCGGCAACCCGCCCAACATGCCCGCCAGCAAACTTTGCAAGCCCAGGGCGGAGCGCGACTTCATGCCCAGATTGCCGGCAAAGGGCAACAGCGCCTGCGCATCGTCCTGGCGTTCGGGCGCTTCGCGCAAGCCCACCAGGGCATACAACTGGCGCAGGCGCTGGCCATCGCGGCGCTCGTGCACCGCCAGCCAGATCCGATACTTTTCCCAGGCCTGATACAGCAGCGGGTACAAGGCCGCATGCACAATATCGACAAAGTCGCGCCGGGCCGAATAGCCCTGCATTGCTTCCTGGATCAGGTCTTCGGTATAAAACGTCGGCAGCGGCGAGGTCACGCCATACAAGCCAAAGAAATTGGCTTCGATATGAAAGCGTCCGTCGTCACTGCGTTGAACGTCGGCCAGATCCGACTCGGGGAAGGCCAGCGTCAGGGCGGGCCGGATACGCAGACGCTCGCGCAGCGCCGCGTCGTCCCCCAGATGCTGACGCAGCAAGCGCGCCGCCTGGAAAAAACTGTATTGCGGGGCCTGGGCCTGCAGATCCTGCAGCAGGCGGGCACCTACAACAGGCGTTGCTGACCGATCTGCGCTGGCCATTGCAGCGTCTCCCCATGGACAGTGTCATGCAGCGTCAAGGCGATGAAGGTATTCATCGTGGCGCAGCCGGACAGAAATTCGTTCAGGACCGAACCGAACAGATACAGACTGCCGGGGCCGGAAAAGTGGTCCCCCGCGCACTCGATGCGCACCGCGCTGCCCTGCACGGGCATGCCGCGCACCATACGGCGCTGGCTTTGAACCTGAACCTGCTGAATGGATTCGATCTGGCGCAAACCGGCAGCCCTCTGCCCGGACTCCCCGCGCTGTTCGGGTAAGTACAGCAACAGCAATTTGCGCAGACTCTCGGCGCTGGACAGCGCCATCTGATTAGCCTGCATATGCGAGAGCACGCGCCAGAGCAAGTCCTGCGCCAGATACGGTTCGCGATAAGGCGTCACACCGGTGATATTGGAAAACATCACCCTGGCCGGCGAACGGTCGGTCGCCTCGCAGATCTCGCCCAGGCGCAGATCATCCGGCCCGCTGCCGTCGGTGCAGCTTAGGCGCAGCGACAAGACCTGCTCGCCATCCTGCGCCAGGCCCGCGCCCGGCAGGCTTAAATAATGTTCACAACCCGAACCCAATGCCGACGGGCGTACGCGTATATGGTAGGACTGGGCACCGGGCACGCAGTCGCTGGCCGGCTGATAGTCTTGTTCCTGCCCATCGGCGCTGCGCAAATCTACCCGATCCACACTGTAGATCTGCGCGCCATGACGCCCGGTCACCGGCCGGATACGATATTCCGGCTGCCGGTGGTCCACATACAAAGGCTGGCCATCCAGCGGATACAAATTGACGGCTGGGCTCGCATGCAAGACAAAATTGTCCACACTAACCTCCGGTGCCCAATCCGGCAGACGGTCGAACTCAAAACGCAGCACCAGCCGAGTGCCCTGGCGGGCACGCCAGCGCTCCAGCCCCGTCAGCTCCAGAAAACGCAGCTTTTCGGGCAGAGAAAAATATTCATGCAAAATCCGCCAGGCCGGATGCGCGCCTGCCGGCCAGGGCAATAAAGGATAGGCCGGATCAAAACCGAACGGATGCAGGCAGGCCGGCTCCAGACGCACCATGCCGCTCTCGGGCGAGCCGACCAAAATAGCGCGCGTATCGCGCATCAGAATCCGAAACAGGCCGCTGGCCACCGTGTCGCTGCCACCCAGCCACAGACGCAAAGCGTTCCCTTGCCACTGGGCCGCATCCAGCCCGGTCAGGGCCAGCTCCAGCACCAGCGCCGGTACCTGACTGGCGCGTTGACCGGCGTCCCAGTACGCCTGTTCCAGCCGCAAGGGCTCGACCGCCACCGGGTAAATCGCATTGAATACAGCGCGTTCGCCCTGCTCGCCCGACGAGGTGAACGTCGTGCCGACCGGCACCTGCAAGGTCTCGCCCGTCACGCTGCGGGGGCTGTACTGCATAATGGTCATGCACGGCACAGGACGCAGGAACTGGGGAAACATCAATTGCGCCAGGCTTTGCACAAACTCGGGAAAATCGTCGTCCAGCCGCTGGCGCACCAGCCCGGTCATGAAGGCCACGCCTTCGAGCAAGCGCTCTACATCGGCATCGACCGCGGCTGCACTGCCCAGCAACGGTGCCAAGGCCGGATTGCGACGACCGAATTCAGCCGCCAAGGAGCGCAGATTGTGCAGTTCCTGTTCGTAGTATCGATTCAACATTCCCATTTCCCTGGAGCACGCGCGACCGCCGGCAGGTAGGTCATTGCGCTTGCAAAGACACCCGGCCGGACGAGGAAATCGACGTGGCCAGCCGTATCGGCAGCTCGTGGTCGTCTACCTGCACCACGCCTTCAAGCGAAAAGCTCAAGGACAGCACCTCACTGCCCTGCTCGCTGACCTGCACTTTGGGCGCTTTCAGACGTGGCTCGTAGCGCTCGATCATGCGTGTAATGCTGTCGATGATCTCGCGCGTGGACCCGGTGCTGAAGGAGCCGGCCAGATTAGTGAAATCCGGCACCCCGAACTCCGGGTCCAGCGGCACGCTGCCGCGCCGGGTATTCAGGATGCGCTGCAGATGCTCGCGTATCGAGACCACCAGCACCTGGGCACGTGTAGCCTGGGTCTGGATCTGCCCCGTCTCCAGCGCGGCAATACGCTCAAGCAGACGCAACTCGCGCATCCCTTTTCCCCTTTACTTTGGCGTGAGCCAGGAGTCTTCGGCCTCGATGCCGTCCGGCTCCCATGTCCAGACGATTTTCTCGTAGGTCAGGGCGATGTCTTCCATATGGCCGAACTGGCGGTTCTCGGGAGCCAGGCAGTTAGGCACCCAGGTACGCGAACTGGTCACCACGGCCTTTTCCAGACGGATGGTGTAGTACTTTTCTTCCGTGCCTTTAGGGCTGATCCGGTAAAATTCCAGCTCGACTTTGCTCAGCTGTTCGCCCGAGCACTGTGCCTGGAAGATCTTGGGCGAAGATTTGTCGATTTCCTTGGTCAAGGTAATGCCCAGGTGCTGGCGCTTGCCCGAAGGCAGGCCCGTTTGCGGGCTCTTGGGCAGTTCAATACGATGATCGACGGCCTGAATCAGAATCTTGCCGCTGTGGCCCTGAACTTCGCAGGACCCTTCGATCTTGCCCTGGGTTTCGCCTTCAAGCGTGAGATAGCATGGCATAGGCATGGTAAATTACTCCTGTTGTTAACTGACTGTGTGATGACATAAGCAGTAGTTGCCAATACCGGATACACCACGACGCCTGGCTGGCGTCGCGCCGGTGCCTCAAGGCGGCGATCCTGTGTCAGCAGGATCGCCCGCCCTCAAACTCAGTTTTTGTCCAGCTTGCCCACCAGCGACAGCGTGAACGATGCGCCCATGTACTTGAAGTGCGGACGCACTTTCAAGCCCACGCGGTACCAGCCTGGATCGCCTTCCACATCCGACACCGTTACCTCGGCCTGCCGCAAGGGCCGGCGGCTGCGCACGCCGGCGCTGGGGTTGTCCATATCGGCCACGTACTGACGAATCCATTCGTTCAGCTCGGCCTCCAGGTCATTGCGCTCTTTCCAGGTGCCGATGTTCTCGCGCTGGATCACCTTGATGTAGTGCGCCAGGCGGCTGACCACATAGATGTATGGCAGTTGCGTGCCCAGCTTGTAGTTGGTCTCGGCCACCTTGCCTTCTTTGTTATTGCCAAAGAACTTGGGCTTTTGCGAGGAATTGGCCGAAAAGAAGGCCGCATTGTCCGTATTCTTGCGCATGGTCAGCGCGATAAAGCCCTGTTCGGCCAGCTCGAATTCGCGCCGTTCGGAGATCAGCACTTCGGTCGGAATCTTGGTCTGGGTCTCGCCCATTGCCTCGTAGTTGTAGATAGGCAGATCCTCGACCGCACCCCCGCCTTGCGGCCCGATGATATTGGCGCACCAGCGATAGCGGGCAAAACTGTCGGCCAGACGGTCGGCAAAGGAAAAAGCCGCATTGCCCCACAAGAAATTCTGGTTGCCGCCCGACACATCTTCGTTGTAATTGAAGGTCTTGGCCGGCACCGTGTCCTCGCCATAAGGCACGCGCAGCAAAAAGTGCGGCAGGGTCAGGCCCACGAAGCGGGCATCGTCGGACTGGCGGAACGCATTCCACTTGGTAAACTGCGGACCTTCAAAGACCGCGCTCAGGTCTTTCAGATTGGGCAGCGCCGAATAATTGTCCACGCCAAAAAACTGCGGACCGGCCGAGGCGATGAACGGCGCATGAGCCATAGCGGACACGCTGGCCAGCGACTGCAGCAGCTTGATGTCCTGCGTGCCGGGGCCGAACTCATAATTGCCGATGATCGAACCAAAGGGCTGACCGCCGAATTGCCCGAACTCAGCCGTGTAAACAGCGGTATACAAACCCGAGCGGGTGATGTCGGTGGCATCTTCAAAGTCTTCCAGCAGCGCCTGCTTGGACACGTTCAGGATGGCCAGCTTGTTGTTCTCGCGGAAATCCGTGCGGTCGACCAGGAATTTCAACCCCGTCCAGGCCGACTCCAGGCGCTGGAAATCGGCATGGTGCAAGATCTGGTCTACTTGACGGCACAGTTTGCGGTCCAGATTGGCAATCATCTCGTCAATCAGGCCCTGGCTGATCTTCTCGCTTTGGCGACCCGGTTCAAGCAACTCGGCCACAAACGCTTCCAGGCCCTGACGAGTAATCGAATACGCCTCGTCATCGGGCCGCAGGCGGGTCGATTCAATCAGCTCATCAAGCAGCGAGCCGCCTTCCTGAGCACCTTGCGCGGCCTGGGCCTGTTGTTCTGGTGTGTTTGCTGTCATGTTTTATTCCCCTTGCTTTTCCTGTACGCCCAACTCGGCCAGCAGGCGCTGGCGCGTGCCCTCGTCCTGCACCAAGCCCTGCAAACGCTTGCGAAAATCGGGCAGATTGCCCAGCGGCCCCTTCAAGGCCTTGAGCGCATCGCGCAAAGCAATCAGTTGGCGCAGTTCGGGCACCTGATCGACCAGCGCATCAGGCTGAAAATCGCGCATGGACTCAAAACGCAGGTCCACGGTCAGTTGATCGTCCGGGCCGGCCTGCTCGTTGAGCTTGTCCTGCACCAGCAATTTCAGAGACAGGTTCTGCGCCTTGAGCACTTCATTGAACGTGTCCTTGTCCACGCTGACCGGCACACGCGTATCCAATGGCGTGCTGTCCTCGCGCAAGGTGAAGTCGCCCAGCACCAATTGGCGAAACGGCAATTCCACCTGTTCCTGGGCATCGCCCGTAGCGGGCTTGTACACAATATTGACGCGCTCTTTCGGGGCGACGGAACCATCAGCAGCCATGTCTGTTTCTCCTGTTTAGAAAATCGGGGTCTCTTCTTTTATCGGGCACGCAGCAGTTGCTCCCCACCCGTCTTTAACCGCGCCAGCGCGCCATCCAGCAAACGCCGCGCGGCCTCGGCCTCGGCCCCGGCCGCCATCACCAAAGAGGCCAGGCCCAACACATCCAATCCCTCACTCTCCAACACCACCGCCTTGGCTGGCCCGGCGCTGATCGCCACAGGCGCAACCGGCTGCGCCCCGGACTCGTTCAGCCAGGCAAGCGTCTGTTCGTCGGCAAAGGGCCGCCCATCGCTAAAGGCCAGGCGCTCCAGGCCCGGCAAACGCTGCAACAGCGCTTGGGTTTCAGTCAGAATCGTCTGCGCACCCGCCTGCCCCTGGGGCAACGCTTGTGCCGCTTGATAAGCCAGACGATTCAAATCCAGCCAAAAACGCAAACGACCCAGACGCGACTCAGCAAAGCGCAAGATGGCCGCCGGGTCCTGAGCGTCACTCAAACGCTCCAGCACCGCCAGGTCCGCAACAGGCGGGGGAGCGACGCGCGTCACCCCTTCCTGGGCAAGCGGCAGGGTATCCAGAAACAGCCAGGCGCTCTGCCGATTCAAGCGCAGCAACCAGGGCGTGGCCAACAGTGCATCATCCAGGGTCAGCAAGGACTCCTGCATCGTGGCCACGCTGTGTTCCACATAGCGCTCCGCGCCGGCCACATCGCTTAGCGTCACGGCGGCAATGGCAACGGCTTTCTCGTTCACCGTATCGGCCGCAGGCGCAGTGGTCTTATCAGACTGCGCAGCAGGCGTTACTGGCGCGGCGATCTTGTCGGGCACGGCCACCGACTCGGCTGTCTGGGGCGTCAGGGCGGATTCGCCCGGCGGTTCAGCAACCGGGGAATCAGGAATGACAGATTCAGGCGCGGCATCCGTGCCGAATGTCTCGTCCTGGGCTGACGGCAACAGTTCCGCCAAACGCTTGCCCAGACGCCACCAGGCCGGCGGCTCGTCATCCCGAGCCTGCCAGAACGTATCCAGTTCATCACACAAAGCCAGAACCTGCTCACGCTGCTGCGGCTCCAGTCCCGCCCCGCTCCAATCCGGCTCGGACAGCACGGCCTCGCATTCGTCCAGCAACCACTGGACCTGATTGCGCCGTCCGCGCAGGCGCGCCGCCGCCGGACTCATGCTGTCCCAATGCAAGGTGTGCAGATCACGCAGCACCTGCAGGCCAGCCGCCAAGCCAGGCGCGCCATATTGATGCAGCCAGGCACCGCACAGCCAGGCACCCGCGCTCAGATCCTTGCCTTCTTTAGCCAATACCTGACCGGCCAGGGAAGCGACCAATGCCCAGTCCACGGACGTAGCGGCATGCATATCCACACGCTTGCCGATTTCGGCCTGAAGCGACGCAAAAGTCTCGCCGTCACGTGGCATCTGCCCATGAGGTTGTGCTTCGCTGATCGCTCGTGCGCCAAGCTGGCTATCCAACATCACTCCGTGCTCCCAGAGTCCGGTCACCGGATGAAGGGCGACCTGCTATTGATGCACGAAGTATAGAAATGCCATGTTTAATTACCGTCCAAAGATTTCCGTTACCTATCTGTTACACGGAACGGCACAATAAACACTATGTAAACGCCCTGCTTCTGGCGCTGTACACACCGAACAGCCAGAGGCACACTGCCGCAATGCCAGGCAGTCCCTACAGCGCGACCAGCCCTTGCAAGGATTCCACTCGTAGGATGCACAACTGACCACGCCGGTCCGATATCCAGCCCAGGCGTCGCCATTTTCCAAAAATACGACTTAATGTTTCAGCACGCATACCCAGCTTGACGGCAATTTGCGAATAACTCAGCGGCAGCACCACAGGCTGACTGCCTTGCGGCTTGCCCGCCCGTAACACATATTCGGCCAGCCGCTCCTCGGCCGAACTGGAAGTCAACCAATCAATCTGATCCGTATGATGACGAATCAGATGGGCGCTAAAGCTCAGGACCTGCACGGCAAAGCGTGCATCGTCACGGCACAAGCGCCGAAACGCCTCCCCATCGAGCAGGCAGCCTGTGCCGGCCGTGCACGCCCGCACGCTGTGCAAATGGCGGGGCGTGGTTTCAAACAGCGTAGCCACCGACAGCCATCCTCCCGGCCCCACGTGTCCAAACACTTTGTCACTGCCCTCGGCGGTATAGCGCAAGCCCTGCAAACGCCCTGCGCACACCAGCAGGCAGGCGCTGGCCGGCTGGCCTTCGGTAAACAGCAGATCGCCGGCCTCAAACCGTATCCAACGGCTGCGCTGTGCCAGTTCCAGCACGGCGTGTTCGCCCACCTCTGCGAACCACGGATGGCTGCGCAAGGCAGAAATCAACAAAGCGGAAGCTGAATTGACAATAGTCATTTGAAATACGTACCCAAACTTTTACAATGAATGCGATTGATTCTTATTTGTAATAATAACATTACGTCTGCGGGCACGGCTCACCGGCCGGCTTATGCAGACGGGCTCCCACATGGCTACCTTTTCTTTTTTCCGCACGGCGTTCGCGGCGGGATGGCTGTTGTCATCGGCTGCACAAGCGGCACCCATTCAGTTCACGGACATGCTGGGCAATACCGTGCAACTGGCCGGGCCGTCGCAACGGGCCGTTACCCTGCCCATGCCCGCCGCTTCATTGCTGATGTCGCTGGACGGCGGACCGAAACATCTGGCCGGCATGCATCCCAACGCCTACGGCGTCATGAAAGGCGGCCTATTGGCCCGTCTTTTCCCTGCTACCGCGCACCTACGCACCGACATCACCCGCTCCGGCTTTGCGCCCAATATCGAAACCCTGCTCCAGATCCAGCCCGACCTGGTCTGGCAGTGGGGGCATATGGGCCAGGATCTGATCGATCCGCTGCGCAATGCCGGCCTGCCTACCGCCGCCCTGCTGTACGGCGACGAATCCCAGACTCGCGAATGGATACGCCTGATCGGGCAGTCGCTGGGCCAGCAGGACCGCGCTCAGGCCCAGCTGCGCTGGCGCGAACAGGTGCGGGCCGACATCAGCGCCGTGGTGCGCCACATCCCGCCGCAACAGCGTCCCGGCGTGCTGTATCTGGCGCGACTGGAACCGCAACTGCGGGCCTCGGGCAGCGCAAGCAGCTTTGCCGATGACATCGCCCTGGCGGGGGGACGCAATGTCGCCCACACCCTGGGCAACGGCCAGACGGTGAACATCGAACAAATCATGGTCTGGGCACCCGATGTGATTTTGCTAAACAACTTCGAGCCCGGCCTGACCCCGGACACGCTCTATAACAATCCGCTGTTCGCCGATATTCCTGCGGTCCGCGCGCGCCGCGTCTACAAAGTGCCGCTGGGCGGCTACCCCTGGGACCCGCCCAGTCAGGAATCGCCGCTGTACTGGCAATGGCTAAGCCTGCTGCTGCATCCCGATCACTTCCATTGGCCACTGCGCGAGCACATGAGCCACGCCTACCGCACCCTGTACGGACACACCCCCGACCAGACGCAACTCGATGCCATCTTGCATTTAAAACAAAACCAACACAGCGCCAGCTATGAACGCTTCCACTAACACCCTGCCCACCGCCAACCGCCATCCTGCCCGGATGGGTGCCTGGCTGCTGATGGGGCTGGCTCTGCCCGCTTCCATGCTGGTCGCGCTCTGCATAGGCCGCTATCCGCTGACCTTACCCCAAGTGGGCAGTTCGCTGGCCGCACTGGCCCTGCCCGACAGTCTGAACGCCTGGCTCCCCGCCATCAGCGCGGCCGAACATCGCGTCGTCACCCAGGTGCGGCTGCCGCGCGTCTTGCTGTCTGTGCTGGCCGGCTCCAGTCTGGCGCTGTGCGGCGCGGCGTTGCAAGGCGCGTTTCGCAATCCGCTGGTCGGCCCGCAGATCCTGGGCATTTCCTCGGGCGCGGCCTTTGGCGGCTGCGCCGCCATTTTGCTGTTCTCCTCGCTCTGGGCTACGCTGGGACTGGCCTTTGCAGGCGGACTGCTGGCCGTGGCCGTGGTCTATCTGCTGGGCCGCTCCAAGGGGCGCACCACCATTTTGATGCTGGTGCTGGCCGGTATCGTGACCAGCGCGTTTTTCTCGGCGCTGATTTCCCTGGCCACCTACTTCGCCGACCCCAACGACAGCCTTCCGGCCATCGTATTCTGGCTGATGGGCAGCTTTGCCACCGCGTCCTACATCAAACTGGCCAGCGCCGCCCTGCCCATTCTGGCCGGCATGGGACTGCTGATGGCCTTGCGCTTTCGCATCAACATACTGTCGCTGGGCGACGAGCAGGCCAGCGCCCTGGGCATTGCCGTGGAGCCTTTGCGCTGGCTGCTGCTGATCTGCACCACACTGGTGGTGTCGGCCAGCGTGGCCGTCTCGGGCACGGTAGGCTGGGTAGGCCTGGTCGTGCCGCATATCGCCCGCATGCTGGTCGGACCGGACCACCGCGCCCTGCTACCAGCCAGCGCCCTGCTGGGCGGCACCTATATGGTCTGGGTAGACACCGTCGCGCGCAGCGCCACCAGCGCGGAAATCCCGCTGGGCGTCATCACCGCGCTGATCGGCGCACCGCTGTTTGCCTGGCTGCTGCGCCGCACCCAAGGCCAGGAGATGCGCCATGCTTGAACTAAACCATCTGGCCGTGCAGGCCGGCACGCGCCGCCTGCTCAGCGATCTGTCACTGCACCTGCCCAGCGGCTGCATCCTGGCCGTGCTGGGGCCCAATGGCCGCGGCAAGACCACCTTGCTGCGCACCATTCTGGGCCTGCAGGCACCGGCCGCCGGCTCAGTGCGCCTGCAAGGCCACGCCGCCTACGTGCCCCAACGCACCGATGCCCTGTTTTCCTACGATGTGCTGACCATGGTCACCATGGGACGCGCCCGCCATCTGCGCTGGTATGCCTCGCCCGGCCGGCAAGACCGGGACATTGCCCGCGCCTGCCTGCGCGCCGTGGAGCTGGAACATCTGGCCGAACGCCCTTTTCAGGCCCTGAGCGGCGGCGAGCAGCAACTGGCCTGCATCGCGCGCGCCATGGCCGGCGCCAGCCCCATCATCGTGCTGGACGAGCCCAGCGCCGCGCTGGACCTGTACAACCAGGACCTGATCCTGTCCTTGCTGCGCAAGCTGGCCCGCGAACAAGGCAAGACCATTGTGTTCTCCACCCACCAGCCGCAACACGCCCAGCACATTGCCGACCAGACCTTGCTGATGCATACCGACGCCTGCGAAGTGGGCCCCACGGCCAACATGTGCGTGGACGCCCGCCTAAGTCGCCTGTACCGCCTGCCCGTACGGGTCACCACCCTGGCCGAAGGCACCCACGGCGTCATCCCTGTTTTCCGCTGACACCCAAGACCATGACCTCCTTGATCGCCTATCTGAACCACTGGAGCGGCACCGGCCCCGCTGCCCTGACGGGCGGGCCTGCGCCACGCGCCCAGAGCCTTCCGCTTTACCACTTGCACGAACATAACCTGCACTCCTTTCGCGCCCTGCTGATTCCCGCCCATGCCGATCAACGCTACCTGCTCAGCCAGCGCAGCCGTCTGCAAGACTATCTGCTGGCCGGCGGCACCGTGGTCGTCAACGGCCACGTGGCCTACCCGTTTCTGTGCTGGCTGACGCCTTTTCAAGCCGGCACGGCCGGGGGCGTAGAGGGTCTGCGCGTGCATCGCGCCCAGCCGCACCCCATCTTCCAGGGCGTCGATCCCGACGAACTGACCTTTCGCCGCGGCGTAGCCGGTTTCTACGCCCGCGGGGCCAGCCCTGCCCCGATGGATGCCGTGGTGTTGAACACACTGGGCCCCGATCATCTGCCCATAGACTGGCTGCTGGCCCTGCCCGGGGGCGGACGCCTGCTGTGCCATTCAGGCAACGACTTGTGGATGTACGCCGGCAGCACCGACAGCGTCGGGCGCATCGTGCCGCAACTGTTCGACTGGCTGCAGGGAGACGCCGCATGACTCACCGCAGCCCTATCATCGCCGCGCTGGACGCCGGCACCTACTACCACCACCGCACACTGAACACACCCGCGCTGGCCCCCTTCATCGATCGCAGCATCTACATCCGCGAACTGAACGAACACGCTCTGGCCAACTGCGACGCGCTGATTGTCTGCTGCCGAACCCATCCTGATCTGCTGATGGCGCATCGGGACTGCTTTGCCCACTTTCTGGCGGCCGGCAAGACACTGGTCGCAATGGGCGAGACCGGATCGCATCGCTGGCTGGACTCGGTGTGCTGGAGCCCCTCGGAGGTGAACTTTTGGTGGTGGAAAGAACCCGGTGCCGACAGCGGCCTGCGTCTGGCCGCGCCGAACCACGACCTATTCAATTACCTGAGCCTGGCCGACGCCACCTGGCACCAGCACGGCAGCTTCACCCCACCGCCCGGTGCCGTATCCCTGATCGACAAGGTCGGTGCCGGCTCGGTGCTGTACGAAGACCGCTGCAGCACGCCGGGTCGCCTGATCGTGACCTCGCTGGACCCCATGTATCACCACGGCAGTTACTTCATGCCGGCCACCAGCCGCTTTCTGAACGGTTTTTTACCCTGGCTCAAGGCTTCCACGCCCATCACCGCATCGGCCTAGTCCGCCACCCGCTTTATCCACTCTTACTTCATTGTCTGTATGAAACGCTTTTATCTCTACGCCCCGCTGGTCAGCGCCGGCTTGCTCAGCGCCAGCCTGGGCGGAACCGCCCTGGCCGCGGACGTCACCCAACTGCCCTCCATCAAGATCACTGCGGACAAGCCCGACACGGACACCCGCCTGCATCCCAAAGGGGCGACGCCGCCCCGCGCCTCCATCGCCCACAGCGTCACTCAGGCGGTCAGCGTGGTAGAGCGCCAGGACATCGAACGTCTGAATACCTTGAGCACGCTGGATCTGCTCGAACGCATTCCCAATGCGACCGCCAGTCGCAGCGGCGGCATCGCCGGCACGGTCTTTCTGCGCGGACTGAACAGCAACGATATGCGCGTGCCCATGTTCATCGACGGCGAACGCTTCCGAGGCCGCAATACCCTGCAATTCATGCTCATCAGCCCGACCGAGATCGAACAGGTCGAAGTCATACGCGGCCCCAACTCCGCCCGCTTTGGCAGCGACGGCATGGGCGGCCTAATCAACTTCGTCACCAAACGGGCGCACGGCAATCTGACTCAGCCCTTCCAACTGAACGGCGGCGAATTTTCGGCCACCTACAACAGCAACGGCAATGGCGTGCAAAGCAGCGTGGCCCTGGAAGGTGCCGGGGACGGCTTTGATCTGCGCGTCTACGCCACCGGCCGTCGGGCGTCCAACTACAACAGCGCCGCCGGCGAAGTCCCGAACAGCGACTTTCGGGGCGGCGGCGCAGGCGTGGTGCTGGGCTATATGCCCAATGCCCGCCATCGCATCGAAGCCAGCGCCCGCGTGGCCTACATGAAAGACGGCGCAGCCGGCACTGTGCCGACCTACCCCGTCAGCTACAGCCGCCGCGATCCCTTGCGCGTCACGCAAGGGCGGCTGGCCTACACGGGCGAATTCGACGGTCTGGTCCAATCGCTCAAAGCCAGCCTGTATGTCAACCAGTTCGGCACCGTCATCGCCAACCACAACGAAAGCAACCCGGCACGTATCGTAGACCGACGCAATAACGTCATTGGCCCGCTGGTCTGGGGCGGCACGCTGGCAGCCACGCTGCCCTGGGCCGATACCCACACCACGGTGGGCCTGGACTTCATGCACGAACACCGGCCCGGCTCCGAAGCGCGCAGCAACACCACCGTACTGCGCCCCAACGGCAAGGCCGTCAGCAGCGGCACGGATTACAAAAAGAACGGCCCCGACCTGTTCCAGACCAATGTGGGAGCCTTCGTCACCACCGAATGGAAGCCGGCCCCAAAGTGGGCGGTCACCGCAGGCGGGCGTTTTGACTGGTTCAAGTCGGACGTAGAGCTGGACCCGCTGCCCTCGCCCAATCTGCTGCCCGCATTTCGCGCGGCCCAGAACAATACCGA encodes:
- the tssG gene encoding type VI secretion system baseplate subunit TssG, with the protein product MASADRSATPVVGARLLQDLQAQAPQYSFFQAARLLRQHLGDDAALRERLRIRPALTLAFPESDLADVQRSDDGRFHIEANFFGLYGVTSPLPTFYTEDLIQEAMQGYSARRDFVDIVHAALYPLLYQAWEKYRIWLAVHERRDGQRLRQLYALVGLREAPERQDDAQALLPFAGNLGMKSRSALGLQSLLAGMLGGLPVRVHPCASRFVRIAPVYRSRLGGQACSLGQDSVLGEQVRDCAGNADIEIGPLQADLFHDLLPGAPLFDRLSRTVAWYLSAPLQCELQLWLEPQQRQGACLGRGWQRLGCNTWLGQGRSRVLAERPVRFGLNLFTAENDDHDAR
- the tssF gene encoding type VI secretion system baseplate subunit TssF, which gives rise to MLNRYYEQELHNLRSLAAEFGRRNPALAPLLGSAAAVDADVERLLEGVAFMTGLVRQRLDDDFPEFVQSLAQLMFPQFLRPVPCMTIMQYSPRSVTGETLQVPVGTTFTSSGEQGERAVFNAIYPVAVEPLRLEQAYWDAGQRASQVPALVLELALTGLDAAQWQGNALRLWLGGSDTVASGLFRILMRDTRAILVGSPESGMVRLEPACLHPFGFDPAYPLLPWPAGAHPAWRILHEYFSLPEKLRFLELTGLERWRARQGTRLVLRFEFDRLPDWAPEVSVDNFVLHASPAVNLYPLDGQPLYVDHRQPEYRIRPVTGRHGAQIYSVDRVDLRSADGQEQDYQPASDCVPGAQSYHIRVRPSALGSGCEHYLSLPGAGLAQDGEQVLSLRLSCTDGSGPDDLRLGEICEATDRSPARVMFSNITGVTPYREPYLAQDLLWRVLSHMQANQMALSSAESLRKLLLLYLPEQRGESGQRAAGLRQIESIQQVQVQSQRRMVRGMPVQGSAVRIECAGDHFSGPGSLYLFGSVLNEFLSGCATMNTFIALTLHDTVHGETLQWPAQIGQQRLL
- the tssE gene encoding type VI secretion system baseplate subunit TssE, which produces MRELRLLERIAALETGQIQTQATRAQVLVVSIREHLQRILNTRRGSVPLDPEFGVPDFTNLAGSFSTGSTREIIDSITRMIERYEPRLKAPKVQVSEQGSEVLSLSFSLEGVVQVDDHELPIRLATSISSSGRVSLQAQ
- a CDS encoding Hcp family type VI secretion system effector, whose translation is MPMPCYLTLEGETQGKIEGSCEVQGHSGKILIQAVDHRIELPKSPQTGLPSGKRQHLGITLTKEIDKSSPKIFQAQCSGEQLSKVELEFYRISPKGTEEKYYTIRLEKAVVTSSRTWVPNCLAPENRQFGHMEDIALTYEKIVWTWEPDGIEAEDSWLTPK
- the tssC gene encoding type VI secretion system contractile sheath large subunit → MTANTPEQQAQAAQGAQEGGSLLDELIESTRLRPDDEAYSITRQGLEAFVAELLEPGRQSEKISQGLIDEMIANLDRKLCRQVDQILHHADFQRLESAWTGLKFLVDRTDFRENNKLAILNVSKQALLEDFEDATDITRSGLYTAVYTAEFGQFGGQPFGSIIGNYEFGPGTQDIKLLQSLASVSAMAHAPFIASAGPQFFGVDNYSALPNLKDLSAVFEGPQFTKWNAFRQSDDARFVGLTLPHFLLRVPYGEDTVPAKTFNYNEDVSGGNQNFLWGNAAFSFADRLADSFARYRWCANIIGPQGGGAVEDLPIYNYEAMGETQTKIPTEVLISERREFELAEQGFIALTMRKNTDNAAFFSANSSQKPKFFGNNKEGKVAETNYKLGTQLPYIYVVSRLAHYIKVIQRENIGTWKERNDLEAELNEWIRQYVADMDNPSAGVRSRRPLRQAEVTVSDVEGDPGWYRVGLKVRPHFKYMGASFTLSLVGKLDKN
- the tssB gene encoding type VI secretion system contractile sheath small subunit, giving the protein MAADGSVAPKERVNIVYKPATGDAQEQVELPFRQLVLGDFTLREDSTPLDTRVPVSVDKDTFNEVLKAQNLSLKLLVQDKLNEQAGPDDQLTVDLRFESMRDFQPDALVDQVPELRQLIALRDALKALKGPLGNLPDFRKRLQGLVQDEGTRQRLLAELGVQEKQGE